A single Corynebacterium resistens DSM 45100 DNA region contains:
- a CDS encoding alpha/beta fold hydrolase has product MPQVSRTRLLARVVKAWWRRFNKRMNSTATDVPGLENVDRVHWLKAEDGARLRVFEVAGAGTKTGRGEASPTSSAAVTIVYAHGFTLSAQSWCFQVDALRGESRVARQLIPDLRGHAGSAGGDEAAQTEVELGVDLTARDFVQMIRELAPGEKVVLVGHSLGVMTVLGALRHMTDAERQLVQGIVLANGAVDPFAARGVPRLLHLLPIRTMRAVGRNTPRFAEGFKGKVEWLIKPVIAAAVYYSSLEHGKSARYDVVDFHAQEIEDVPMRTILGYLEDLTNHDERDCVPFLKHIPGVILAGNNDAVATVEQSRVLVQQWPSAELREYDEAGHMLPVERPEDVNRAIRQLL; this is encoded by the coding sequence CCGCAGGTATCCAGAACCCGGCTGCTGGCGCGGGTGGTCAAGGCGTGGTGGCGTCGATTCAACAAGCGGATGAACAGCACAGCAACCGACGTGCCTGGGTTGGAAAACGTCGACCGTGTGCATTGGTTGAAAGCCGAAGATGGTGCTCGATTGCGCGTCTTTGAGGTAGCGGGGGCCGGCACGAAAACGGGCCGGGGGGAAGCCAGCCCCACCTCGAGCGCTGCTGTGACTATTGTGTATGCGCACGGGTTTACCCTTAGCGCGCAATCGTGGTGTTTTCAGGTCGATGCGCTGCGGGGTGAATCACGAGTTGCCCGACAGTTGATCCCTGATTTGCGTGGGCATGCTGGCAGCGCGGGTGGGGATGAGGCAGCGCAGACCGAGGTGGAGTTGGGCGTGGACCTGACCGCTCGCGATTTCGTGCAGATGATTCGCGAGCTCGCGCCCGGTGAGAAAGTCGTTCTAGTTGGGCACTCTTTAGGAGTGATGACGGTCCTTGGTGCGTTGCGACACATGACAGATGCAGAGCGACAATTGGTGCAGGGGATCGTGCTAGCCAATGGTGCGGTGGATCCCTTTGCTGCGCGCGGAGTTCCGCGGTTATTGCATCTGCTTCCCATCCGAACAATGCGGGCGGTGGGGCGAAACACTCCACGCTTCGCCGAAGGGTTCAAGGGAAAAGTCGAGTGGTTGATCAAGCCGGTGATTGCAGCCGCCGTGTACTACAGTTCGCTCGAACACGGAAAGTCCGCTCGCTATGACGTAGTGGATTTCCACGCCCAGGAAATCGAAGACGTGCCAATGCGCACCATCTTGGGATATCTAGAGGACCTGACCAACCACGATGAACGCGATTGCGTGCCTTTCTTGAAGCACATTCCGGGTGTCATCCTGGCCGGAAATAATGATGCGGTAGCCACAGTAGAACAGTCACGCGTGCTGGTGCAGCAGTGGCCGTCTGCTGAGCTAAGAGAATACGACGAAGCCGGCCACATGCTGCCAGTGGAGCGCCCGGAAGATGTGAACCGGGCGATCCGGCAATTGCTGTGA